Sequence from the Panthera tigris isolate Pti1 chromosome D3, P.tigris_Pti1_mat1.1, whole genome shotgun sequence genome:
TGTGCAAGCTGAAGGGAAACTCCCCAGGTACCAGGATAATAACAGCTCAtgtttactgagtatctactatgtgctaggcaccacTAGATCTTCTACAGGCACATTTGCATTTAACCCTCACCAACTCTATACCCAGGTATTATTAACGGTACACTGAAGCATGGAGAATGAGCTGCTCAAAAGACATGCCATGCTAAATTAATCAGCATAGTCACGATGGAACTCATTTCTATTTggaaacttttgttttgttttgttttaaatgaatttccaGGGGGTAAAAAAGCCCCGTGTAAAAAGAAGCATAGAACTGAAGGATTCTCAAAAATTCTTTGACCACTTaactctcctccccctcctcttcagGAACCATAATCTCCAATCCTTCAGGCTCTCTAAATCCACCTCATCAGGTCTAACAACCCAACAATTTCACCCAGGTTCTCCTCTTTTAGTCCACCCTTCCCTGTCTAGCTTAGACTTTATCGTGGATCTAACAACTATGGACTCTGACCAGCATCACGTTCCTCACCTCCTTGCCCTGCTGTAACGAGTTGCCAACTACCAACCTCCTCCGTCAATTCCTCCTAAGATGTTAAATGTTGCCAAAGAAAATCATACCACTGTGTACTGCGCTGAGACAGATTTCAAGTTTCCAGTTTCAGCAGGGTCTTCAGCTGTCGCATCCAATGACCTCCTTATGGCCAATCCCTCTCTTCTCAGACTTCACTTTCCCACCCCTTTTGGCAATGCTCACCAATAGCTCCCTTCTCAAAACCCTTCATTTCAGAAGTTGCAAACTGGCAGCCTAGGGATCCTGCCACAGCCGCTTTTGCTTGGCTCTCAAAGAGTtgaacttttcctttttgtttgacTTAGCTGCCAATACTGAAAACTCAGTAAGTTTCAGTCTTTCTCTTGAAAACCTGGGAGATGTGATAATACAGGTCCACCCCTTCATTAAACCCACCTTGCCTACTACCTGAACACCTCAAGGTTTTGAaccacccacccactcccaccccctgctTTATTCCCTTCGTTTCTGAAAGTTTTCCCCCTAGTTTTAATgctttctggttatttttttcttgggtaTCTGTGATTGCAACTCTTCCTCCACCCACCTGTTAAATCCTGGTGTTTCTAAAGTTCCCTCCTTAGGGGTTTTCCATTCCCATTACGGACCACCTATACGCTGACGTTCCCACTCTGTTTAGAAAGTTGGCAATCCTTTAACTGTCCTcaacaatgttttaaatattttggggcCGAAGATCCAAAGGTCTGGGACCCCATCATCCCACCTCTCCCGGGGTCTTCTTCGGCTCCTCCTGCATCTGTCACCCTATGCTTCAGGGAGCCCCCAGGGCCTGGGCACTGGGGATACCCTCGGACCGGTCAGGGTTTCCTGGATGGAGGCCCTCGAGCGGCCGCGGACACGCACACGCCACGCAAGCGGCGACGCTGGAGCCCCTACATGCTTCCCGCCTATGGGGGACGCCCACACCCGGGGCCACCGGAGGGGCAGGTGGTCACGCTGGCTGACGCCGAGCCACTCACCTAGGTCGGGGCGGGGCCGCTCAcctgggccggggcggggccgcgggcgggcggggcggggccgcacCTGAGCTGCTCCAACCCGCGGCCGACCCGGCCTCGCTCCGTGGCGGCTGCTGACGCGTAGCCCGCGGCGGCCCGAGAGCccggagccccgcccccacccgcggGCACTTCCGGGACCGCTCTAGGCCGCGCGGAGGTCCTCGCGTCTCGGTGGTCCCGCCGCGCCGGTAGTCCTCCGCTTAGCCGCTCTGGCTCGGGGCACAAAGTCTGGGAATGGTCCCGGGTCCGTTCTCAAAGCGCTTCCTGGTCGTGGGGGAAACAGCTGGGTAGGCGTTGGCGGGAGtgaagaagaggaaactgagaccggGAGGGGCAGGCCGGCCTAAAGCCACAGGCCGAGGGCTGAGTTCCGGCTGCActtgccctgggggtgggggcaagccAGAGGACACTGGGGCGGCTGGGGTTTTCGGGAGAAGGAAAGGTGTTCCCAAAGCTGTGGAGCCCGTCACCCCGCACAGGCCCAGGGGGCCTGTTTGATTCACCCTCCCTAAGTAGCCTTGGTCTTGATTGCCCAGCCGGTACCAATAGAGACTGAGATATGGAGAAGTGGCCCAGTGAGGACCCAGGAGGCTGGCAGGGTGGGCGGGACTCTCTCTGTTCCCTGGAGAGCCCCCAACTCCAGTACAACTGAGGGATGAATGGCCTCCGGACATAAGGCGCCTGTTGGGGGAACCAGGATGGAAGAGGAGTATGTGCCTGAACCCCACCCGCCCAACCCATACCCAGACGCTCAGCTCTGCTTCTGGTAAGAATTGCCCCTCTACCCAGTGCTCCCTGTTGGGCTCAGTTGCTCAGGTAAGGCCTTCCCTGCCTGTGGGAGAGcctggagtggggagaggggcatagcCCCTATCACTGGAGACCAGTGGAACACATGTTCCTGACAGGAGAGATGCTGCCCACCTGTGTTCAGTACCTTCTGACCTGGTCCACAGGTGCCTCTgagtcgtcccccccccccccacacacacacccctgcctccctgcccggTCAGGGAGTAGGCAGGAGCTCCCCTCCGCCCTCCAAGCTAACAGCCTGGGCTCCATGAGAACCCAGTCCAGTCACCCCTTGAGCGTTGGACCACAACCTGCCATGCGGAACTAGGAGCAGCAAGGgctggttcctttttctctttctccagttcCTCAGGTAACAGGAAGCCCAGGCCACCAGTCTGAGTCCCCTGGGGGCCAGTGGAGGGGCTGGGCCCGCCTTAAGGGTCTCAGGtgcttcctcttctgtaacaATCCCCTGTATCCCTACCCCCACACTCCCAGTCACTCTTTCAGCAGGGATCTCATGGTTCTCAGAATAGTTAATTGTTCACGTTTAATATTACTAACCCatcttacagaggaggaaaatcaagattcagagaAAGTTAGGGGCCTAAGGTCAGGGTGCAGATGTGAGAGGCAGTCAAGAGGCGCTCATCCCACAGTCTACTCCTAGGATATGTAACCCACAGAGCAGTAATAATCTGCATCATCCTCAGGCTGCACAGGGCTGATGGTCAGAATGCAGGCGTTGTGGGCGGCGTCCGTGGCTGCTGAGAAGCGGTCAGGGATGTCAGGGGGCCGGTGGTAGTCCTCCTCTGAGCGGTAGTAGAGGAGGTGTCGGGGGGCACTGCCTGCCCGTTGCTGATACCAAGACACGCCGTACTCCCCAATGATGGCATGGCGGGGGCTGAGAATGCAGGAGAGTTGGGCCACTTGACCTGGGAAGACAAGCAGTGCATCCGGCTGGGCCAAGCCTggttgaaagacagagagagagagacacccatgGGCCCAGGCCTGACATGGGCTCCTTTTTTTCCTGCCCCAACCTGGTGAAGGCTCCATGGAGACTGACTCCCAAAAGGCCCATAGCCCAGTGCCATGGATTTGAGGTTGGATGGGGCACAGAGTTGGTGACTGTTAAATCCTCGTTGGTGGTATGTTCCCAAGGATCTGTGTTCAGTTGAGCGCCTAGAGTTCAGAGGGTGGGACTGGTGGCCTCTGGGTCCTTCTGCTGCCCACCCCCATTCCTTGCCCTGCAGACCCCTACCCCTCAGTCACACTGGCTCTTCCAAACCCTGGCTATGGATTAACCACCACCAGGAAGCCTCCTGGGCTGTCTCACCCATCGACTCAACCTCAGACAACTGGCTGCTGGGAATCTTCTCAAGGATAGGTTGTCCCTGAGGTCCTGTAGGGTAGCTTCCCCTGTGAAAAACTAAAAAGACCCCAAAGACTCCGAATCCAAAGGGATCCTAACAATCTCGTCAttcacaaatggggaaactgaggcccatacAGATATGTGACTTGCCCCAGGTCTAGGGCAGAGCCATCTATAGCCAGTTCTCCCCTCCACCTTAATGCCTTTTCTAGAACCCTCCCACTGCCCACATTGATTTGTTTCCTTGCAGGGGCCTTCTGGAGCCagttccaccccaccccaccccaggtgaGCCAGGCCTAGGGAGAGCTCACCTGACAGGAGGGCCCCAGTCAGAAGAAGGGCCAGATGCCAGCAGGCCATGGCCAGAGGCAAGGAGGCAGACAGGAGTTGTTCTGTTGGGAGTGTTCCAGGTGCttcagagcacaggcaggggaagcCCCTGGACCATGACAAGGCATGCAAATCAGTCCATTAACTGGGGGTGGGGACTTGGGGGTATAGTAGATGGAGCCCAACAGCTGGCCCTATCTTCCCAGATGTCTTTGGGGTCCTGGCCCACAGGGACTTCCGAGGAGCCTGGAAATCTACACATACACCCGTATGTGTGTTATAGCAGGTAGAtccttttttattgaggtgtaactCACATGAGGTAAAGTTCACAGATTTTAAGTGTATGGCTTGATGACTATACCATTCTCCTGTTATTAGACATTTGGGTGCTTTCCAGTCTTTAGCTATTACAACTAAAACCGCTGTGAACATCCCTGTCAATGTCTTTGGTGCACCTGTGCTCTCATTTCTTCTGGTAGACACCTGGGGCTGGAGTTGCCTGGTGATAGGGAACATGTACATTTCGCTTTAGTAGATTACATAAGTGTTCCCCACATGGTTGTACCAATCTGCACTGCCACCAGCAGGTAGGGGAGTTCCAGggacatccttgccagcacttgacATGGTCAGTCCCTTTAATTTGCCAGACAGAGGGGAGCTGACTTCCCAAGTTGGTATTCAAACTTGAATCTCAGAACCTCCTCGTCTTCATGAATTCAGGCAAGTTCCTTGccctctctgtggctcagtttcctcattaggaaaatgaagatGAGCATAGTGCGAGCCCAAAGGTTGGGAAGAAGCAGACGGGATTTATTTGCCGAGTGCTGGGGACAGTGCATCTATTAATCATGCCTTGCATTTTCTGTGTTCTGATGCTTTGACATTTGGGGCCTTGCTGACCTTGGAGGGACTCACTGACCCTCTCAGAGCTAGGCAGTTCCTGAAATAATGCAGGCACTTATCAGATGCAAACCAATCCAGAGCCCACACCCGCAAGCACCTCCTCTATGGCTCTCATACCGTGGGGCAATATCATCCTGCCTTAGTCACCCAGGGCCAGGTGCCTGACATCCAGGGAAAGTCTCTATGCCCCAGAGCCCTGAAATTATTCAACTAGCCAATCTTACCCTTCCTGCTTACCCTTCCTCCTCTGTTCTTAGCCTCAGAAACCACCAGTAAAgactccccctctccctctgcctgctgaCTTACTGGGTGTTTCCCCATGTGTTCCCCTCTGGTGCGGCATGCCCCCTCCTTTAGAGATCTGCAGGGAACAAACTATCTTCTCAATGGCAACCTCCTGGTCTGCTGGCCTTGCCATacctaaataataaaagtaattagaACAGTGCACTCTTATTAACTCAAAGACTAGAGAGTTCCCTTGGGGGAACTTTACCTCCAATGGGTCCCATCCCATTCCTAACCACTCCTCAGGGCATCTCTAAGACACTCAACATCTGATTCCTCCTTGGTCGCACTGAAGATGAACTCTTGGGACAACCATGATGATGGTTGGAGCTGAGGCTCCCGGGCTTGGAGTGGCCATTCTTCTGGAATCTGGTTGCAGCCACTCCTGAGCTGTGTTCTGCAGGACACAAGTCCCAGAGATAGTGCTGTCCCGAGAAGAAAGTGTCCTGTGTTTAAATAGTTTCGGGGGAAACACTACCTGTTTCTACAGTACTGAATGTGTACTTTCTGCATGCTGAGACCAAGGTAATATGTTttaaagggtgcctggctggctcagttggtagaacatgcaactcttgacctcagggttgtgacttcaagccctgcattgggcgtggagcctactaaaTAAACAAAGTGTTaccacatttaatcctcacaaggaCTTTGCTGAGTCATGTTCTTAACCCCCTTTCTAGAGGTGGAAGCACTGAGCTGAGTGCTgaaacagaggcagagtgtgGTGCTGGGGGAGCCGCATGGAGGATCCAGTCCTCCTCTTGCCTCAGTGGCCCAGAGGGCAGGACAAACAGCCTAATCACtgtgagggaaggggggagaaggCATTTCTAAAACCTTGGGGAAAAGGGAGCTGGCACAGGATGGGAGCCTGCTCCAGACACCTACCTGGCATCCTGGCTGAAGGGGTCTGGTAGAGGCTCATGGAGAAAGGGCAGGAGACAGAAACgaagaggtagagacagagggaaaggcgctagggggaagaaggaaagaagatgacagagaaaatgagagaaaaagttaAAGGATGGGCACGGATTGGTGCAGAAACACAAAAACCTATCTGCACAAAAATGTCTGTACTGGCTTTATTCCTAAtggcaaaaaactggaaacaatccaaacaaTAGGTGAGTGGATCAACAAACTGTGGCACATCTAGACAATGGGACCTTTCTCAGCAATAAGAAGGAATGAGCCATTGATACACACAACAACCTGAGTGAAtctcatgctaagtgaaagaagccagactcaaaaggctcCATGCTCTATGATTTGTTGTATacaattctggaaaaggcaggggCAGAACACAGAgcagtggctgccaggggccgGCATTGACTACAACGGGGCATAAAGGATTTTGGGGGTGAGGGAAATGATCTGCCTCCCCAGTGTGGTGGTGGCTCTATGCGATTTGTCAGATTTTTGTCACTTTAAGTGAATTTTACTGTAAATCGTATCTCAATAAACTTGATGGaacaaggagagaaggaaagagagaggaggctgAAGGTGTggaggaaagcagagagggaaaggagagcaaAGACAGCACAGGGAAGAGGGCCTTGAGAAGGTAGGGGAGAGCAAGGTTGGTGAGGATGCCACGCTTTGGCCATGGCCGCAGCTCATAGTTGGGAGTTTTCCCAGGGACAGGGTCCTCTCCCACTTTCAGCCTGCGAGCTCTGTCTGTACTGGTGGGGAGATGTGGTCTTGGGCCATCCCTGGACTACAAGGCTTGAGCCCGCACTCTAGCCCTGCCTTAGGGAGTGCCCATACTCCAGCCCCAGATCCTGTTACCAGGATACTGTGGGGAAGGCATTTGCTGCCTAGACGACTTGGTAGCTCCCACTGCCATGGAGACCAGATTGGAAGCTGGGAGGGCCTCAGTCTGCTTTCCGGCTGCTCTGACCCAGAAAGCTGCTCTGACCCAGCAAGcgggaggaagaggaggccagGCGTCCTGAACTAGCTGCAGGGACCCCTCTAGGCTGGTGGAGCCCAGCTCCAAGGGTGGCCAAGCAAGAACCTAAGCCTggatccacccacccattccCAAACACGTATGCACGTTTCCTGGCAGGGCCCCACCCAGAATAGATCTCAGCCCCAGATCCTTCCTTAGTCAGGAAGTCGCAGGTTAGGGGATCGAAGCCCACACATCTGTCTACTCTCCCCTGCAGAGGCATGTTTATCACAGTGATGTTTGGAGGTAAGCAGGATCCCCTGTCCCGAGACAGGTAGGGGGAGAGTACATTCAGAGGCTTGCTTTCCTCCGCCctaggggagggtggggaggcagtgTGAGGAAGGGAGGTGCACTTGGGTAAGGGGATGGGGGGTTTAGGGAAACAGCTCTATGAGAAGACAGAGCAAATGCTTGGAGTCCCTTGAGGGGAAACGCCGGTGGCTGGATTGTGGGAAATTCCAGTGGGCTCCTCTAGGAGAACACCCACCACAACACCACAGGGCATGTTGTTAAATTACACAGTCTCTAATTCAGTCAGTTGTCTTCAAGCTTCAGGGCACATTAGGCACCTAAAGCTCTAGCCACAGTTAAAGATTTCCAGACTTCTGgtggcaggtggggctggggtaGGAGAATGGGGGGGTCTGGTGCTGGAGAGAAGTCCGGTGTAGAGGCGGCGCTGGAGTGGGAGGGGGGCACCCAATGCAGGAGGCATGAGCTATGTGCCCTGGTCACTGACATCTCAGAAGATGGGTGGAGGAGGGTACAGTCTTAATCTTGGAGACCTGTTCCCTCCTCGGGTTACAGAAGAGATGAAAGCAAGACAGATGGTCCCAACTGGGAGAAACAGAGGGTCCCATTCACTCACCTCTGCCCTGTCCCTACAGCTGGCTGCTGGGAGCTGGTGAACACTTGGTGCAGCCTGGTGATACTCACTGCCCACTTGAGGCAGAGGGGGCAGGTGCCCCCAGATGGTGAGGGGGCAtggaggggtgctggggagaAGGGGCCAAGAGTCCCCAGGCAGAGGTACCAGCCCCTGCcttgccttcctccctgccctcccagcgaCCATTGCCCTCCTGGCTGAGGATGGGCACCTGGTGAGCCTGGATGAAGGGGCTTCCCAGGCCCCTTCCATGGGCAGCCCCCTGCTGCAGGAGCGTGGGACCTATGTCCTTGTGCAGATCATCAGTAAGTGGGGCCCAAGATTTCCCCTTGGAGTTATGTTGGGATGTGAGAGGGGGACAGCAGTCCAAGACCACCCAAGGCCCGGGCCAGCCCCCCACTTTGGCCAGGACCTAGCCTTGACCCTTCCCATCCAATGCCTTGTTGACCCCAGCCAGGGCCAGCAAATAGGTCTAGTGAGAGGTGAAGGTGGGAACCACCAGGCCAGTCAGGAATCAGTCTTACTCCCTTCACAGAGGGGGATGATGGGGCCCCCACCCGCTATGAGTCCCTACTGGAGAACCTGGATGACCAGTGTCCAGAGCTGGCAGGTGAGTCTCACACTACAGCCCCGGGGGGAGGGTGcgccttctccccacctcccatagGTAGGGCTTCTTGGGCCTTCCAGAGGAGCTTCGCTGCCTGTCAGGCCTACAACCCACAAGTGATGGCCGGAGGAGGCACACGAGCACTCGGCGTGACCACCAGGAGCAAGGCCCCCTTTCAAAGCCACGAAGGAAGGGCTCCCTGCCATCCAGGACCCGTTAGCTGGGGCCAGGAGCCAGGtaaggaggagacacagacacCTGGAGGAATGCTCACACCCAGAAGTCCCAGCGAACAGACTTATGTGTGCTGAGAGGTAGACTccaaacccccctcccccagaaaaccCCACACGCAGAAGTACATACAAGCTAGAACACAGTGCACCAAGAGACATTCCCACCACTCCACTGGAATATAAACGCCCAAGGGCAGGAACATCCTTAGTGCCCCCAGAGATATCGaatagggcctggcacacagtaggtgctcatcaCAGAGCTGGTGAACTCAAGGAAGGCAGTAGCACAGAGCACATGATAGTGAGGTCTGCCCTGGGATCTAAGGGCCTGCTTCTCTGTTTCAGCAGTCCCTGTGACCTGGCACATCACAGCCAAGTGGCTGAGCTGGACTCAGATCCAAGGGGGTTGGCCATGACCTCTGCCATGTGTGATCAGGCCCAAACAGATAGCAGCCCAGTGGCATTCTTCTTGCAGAATCTGGAATTACTGAGAAGCTGCCATCAGCAAGAGGGGCAAGGTCACAGACTGGACGTGAGGCCACCAAGGGGGGGCCCCTAAGATGTGGGTGCAGAGAAGGGGATCCAAAGGTGTGGGGGCAAACAACCCTGACAGGGGGAGACAACAGGCTTATCCAGGGATTCCAGCACCTAGAGTCAGGTGCCCTTGGGGTCCCTGCTAACGACTCATCCCTATTTGgattgtcaaggtcatcaaattACAACAGGGCTCCTCCCCCTCCCGCACCCAGGATGCTGGCTGGCATGAAGTGAAACTTTCCACCCCTCGGTTGGACATCCATCCATGCCCCCTGACCCCACCCCAGCAGATAAACTAAATGAGAGGGCACACAGCAGGCTATGGTCTAAAACTCTTTTAATTGCACATTTGCGTCTCCGGTCATCTGCGGGATGAGAAACCCCCTCCTCACTTCCAACCCAGCTACATGGGTACAATCTGACATAGTGGTCTGGCTGTTGGTGAAGGGGTGAAGGTGGGTGCAGGGTTGGCTCATGGATCTGCACCAGTCTACACCAGTCTCTTCAGGGCAGTGAGCTCAGACCTGTGGAGGGAAGGGTGGCACAGGCTCAGGGTTAGCCTGCAGGTTCAGGAAGAGGGactgcccctcccactcctgccccagTCAGGAGCTGCTCACCGTGGTTGTACTTGCACTGCTTCAGGGCCTCACTGAAGCCCTCACACAGGGACAGGTCACTCTGAGTGGTGGAGCAGTCCAGGAACTGCTTGATCTCGTAGGCGCAGGGCCCCAtctgcaggggctgggggctagTGTGGATGGGGGCCTAGGGTATGGCACAGGAGGCAGCAACGTCAGCTCCAGGTTGGCACCCAGAAGTGGGTTCCAAAGCTGGgggctgcctgcccctccccacacccccagcccaggtgcccctgggatccCTGGCAGCCTACCCTGTCTACACTCAGCTGTTCCCTCTGTGAAACAGAAGGAGCCCACAGCCCTGTCAAACCCACTCAG
This genomic interval carries:
- the VPREB3 gene encoding pre-B lymphocyte protein 3, with translation MACWHLALLLTGALLSGLAQPDALLVFPGQVAQLSCILSPRHAIIGEYGVSWYQQRAGSAPRHLLYYRSEEDYHRPPDIPDRFSAATDAAHNACILTISPVQPEDDADYYCSVGYIS
- the CD3H22orf15 gene encoding uncharacterized protein C22orf15 homolog, which codes for MVRGHGGVLGRRGQESPGRGTSPCLAFLPALPATIALLAEDGHLVSLDEGASQAPSMGSPLLQERGTYVLVQIIKGDDGAPTRYESLLENLDDQCPELAEELRCLSGLQPTSDGRRRHTSTRRDHQEQGPLSKPRRKGSLPSRTR